Proteins from a single region of Streptomyces sp. TN58:
- a CDS encoding cation:proton antiporter regulatory subunit: MRTTPLPGIGVQYDLTTREHRNLSVIAHRDGTRTVSLYRADDPDACAESLHLTAAETTSLIDALMPAHHSPNLLHTTDLGLVAERVELSAHSVWNGRLLGETRMRTETGVSIVAVLRRAEARPSPAPDFRLAGGDTLILIGTREGVDAAADILGRE, translated from the coding sequence ATGCGTACGACGCCGCTGCCCGGCATCGGCGTCCAGTACGACCTCACCACCCGCGAACACCGCAACCTGTCGGTCATCGCGCACCGGGACGGCACCCGGACGGTCAGCCTGTACCGGGCGGACGATCCCGACGCCTGCGCCGAATCGCTGCACCTGACCGCGGCGGAGACCACCTCGCTGATCGACGCGCTGATGCCGGCGCACCACAGCCCCAACCTCCTGCACACCACCGACCTCGGCCTGGTCGCCGAACGCGTCGAGCTCTCCGCGCACTCGGTCTGGAACGGCCGCCTCCTGGGAGAGACGAGGATGCGCACCGAGACGGGCGTGTCGATCGTGGCGGTCCTGCGCCGGGCCGAGGCCCGCCCCTCCCCGGCCCCTGACTTCCGCCTCGCCGGCGGGGACACCCTCATCCTGATCGGCACCCGCGAAGGCGTGGACGCCGCAGCCGACATACTCGGCCGGGAGTGA
- the argG gene encoding argininosuccinate synthase: MSKVLTSLPAGERVGIAFSGGLDTSVAVAWMRDKGAVPCTYTADIGQYDEPDIASVPARASAYGAEIARLVDCRAALVEEGLAALTCGAFHIRSGGRAYFNTTPLGRAVTGTLLVRAMLEDDVQIWGDGSTFKGNDIERFYRYGLLANPHLRIYKPWLDADFVTELGGRKEMSEWLLAHGLPYRDSTEKAYSTDANIWGATHEAKTLEHLDTGVETVQPIMGVRFWDPAVEIAAEDVTIGFDQGRPVTINGKEFASAVDLVMEANAIGGRHGLGMSDQIENRIIEAKSRGIYEAPGLALLHAAYERLVNAIHNEDTLAQYHNEGRRLGRLMYEGRWLDPQALMIRESLQRWVGAAVTGEVTLRLRRGEDYSIMDTTGPAFSYHPDKLSMERTEDSAFGPVDRIGQLTMRNLDIADSRAKLEQYAALGIVGNTHETLIGAAQAASTGLIGAMPEGGAEVIASRGRAEGDDEQMLDRAAMEFGTD, encoded by the coding sequence CGACGAGCCCGACATCGCGTCGGTGCCCGCCCGCGCCTCGGCGTACGGCGCCGAGATCGCCCGCCTGGTCGACTGCCGCGCCGCGCTGGTCGAGGAGGGGCTGGCCGCGCTCACCTGCGGTGCCTTCCACATCCGCTCCGGCGGCCGGGCCTACTTCAACACGACGCCGCTCGGCCGCGCCGTCACCGGCACCCTGCTGGTCCGGGCGATGCTGGAGGACGACGTCCAGATCTGGGGCGACGGCTCGACCTTCAAGGGCAACGACATCGAGCGCTTCTACCGCTACGGCCTGCTGGCCAACCCGCACCTGCGCATCTACAAGCCCTGGCTCGACGCGGACTTCGTCACCGAGCTCGGCGGCCGCAAGGAGATGTCGGAGTGGCTGCTCGCCCACGGCCTCCCCTACCGCGACAGCACCGAGAAGGCCTACTCCACCGACGCCAACATCTGGGGCGCCACCCACGAGGCCAAGACCCTGGAGCACCTGGACACCGGTGTCGAGACCGTCCAGCCGATCATGGGCGTGCGGTTCTGGGACCCCGCCGTGGAGATCGCCGCCGAGGACGTCACCATCGGCTTCGACCAGGGCCGGCCGGTGACGATCAACGGCAAGGAGTTCGCCTCCGCCGTCGACCTGGTGATGGAGGCGAACGCCATCGGCGGCCGCCACGGCCTGGGCATGTCCGACCAGATCGAGAACCGGATCATCGAGGCCAAGAGCCGTGGCATCTACGAGGCCCCCGGCCTGGCGCTGCTGCACGCGGCGTACGAGCGCCTCGTCAACGCGATCCACAACGAGGACACCCTCGCGCAGTACCACAACGAGGGCCGGCGCCTCGGGCGCCTCATGTACGAGGGCCGGTGGCTGGACCCGCAAGCGCTGATGATCCGCGAGTCCCTCCAGCGCTGGGTCGGCGCCGCGGTCACCGGCGAGGTCACGCTGCGGCTGCGGCGTGGCGAGGACTACTCGATCATGGACACCACGGGCCCGGCCTTCAGCTACCACCCGGACAAGCTGTCCATGGAGCGCACCGAGGACTCGGCCTTCGGCCCGGTGGACCGGATCGGCCAGCTCACCATGCGCAACCTCGACATCGCGGACTCGCGCGCCAAGCTGGAGCAGTACGCCGCCCTCGGCATCGTGGGGAACACCCACGAGACGCTCATCGGCGCCGCCCAGGCGGCGTCGACGGGCCTGATCGGCGCGATGCCGGAAGGCGGCGCCGAGGTCATCGCCTCCCGCGGCCGCGCCGAGGGCGACGACGAGCAGATGCTCGACCGCGCGGCGATGGAGTTCGGCACCGACTGA
- a CDS encoding HAMP domain-containing sensor histidine kinase, whose amino-acid sequence MTLYWRIFLLNAAVLVVAVLLLFGPVTVSTPVLFGEAIVLVAGLVAMLVLNAVLLRIGLAPLGRLSRAMATVDLLRPGVRPQVTGHGEIAELTATFNTMLDRLEAERATSSGRVLSALEEERHRIAQELHDEIGQTLTAVLLQIKHAADRIPEPVRGDLHQAQETTRASLDEIRRIARRLRPGVLEELGLHSALRSLTAEFTTSRLSVSAHITPGLPALDAATELVLYRVAQEGLTNAARHSGATRVEVHLRPLPGGGTALLVRDNGRGLRGAAEGAGIRGMRERVLLIGAELLVGDGPNGGTDVRLNVTADRHGGSSS is encoded by the coding sequence ATGACGTTGTACTGGCGGATCTTCCTGCTGAACGCCGCCGTGCTCGTCGTGGCGGTGCTGTTGCTCTTCGGGCCGGTGACGGTGTCGACGCCGGTGCTGTTCGGTGAGGCGATCGTGCTGGTCGCCGGGCTGGTGGCGATGCTGGTGCTGAACGCGGTGCTGCTGCGGATCGGGCTGGCCCCTCTGGGGCGGCTGAGCCGGGCGATGGCGACCGTGGACCTGCTCAGGCCCGGCGTCCGGCCGCAGGTCACCGGCCATGGCGAGATCGCCGAGCTGACCGCGACGTTCAACACGATGCTGGACCGGCTCGAAGCGGAACGGGCCACCAGCAGCGGTCGGGTCCTGTCCGCCCTTGAGGAGGAACGCCACCGGATCGCCCAGGAACTCCACGACGAGATCGGGCAGACCCTGACCGCGGTCCTCCTCCAGATCAAGCACGCCGCCGACCGGATACCGGAACCGGTGCGCGGTGACCTGCACCAGGCGCAGGAGACCACCCGGGCCAGCCTCGACGAGATCCGGCGCATCGCCCGCCGGCTGCGCCCGGGGGTCCTGGAGGAACTGGGCCTGCACAGCGCCCTGCGGTCGTTGACCGCGGAGTTCACCACGTCCCGGCTGAGTGTCAGCGCCCACATCACGCCGGGGCTGCCGGCCCTCGACGCGGCGACGGAGCTGGTGCTGTACCGCGTCGCGCAGGAGGGGCTGACCAATGCCGCCCGCCACTCGGGGGCCACCCGGGTGGAGGTGCACCTGCGTCCGCTGCCGGGCGGCGGCACGGCGCTGCTCGTCCGCGACAACGGCCGCGGGCTCCGGGGCGCCGCGGAGGGTGCCGGGATCCGGGGCATGCGCGAACGCGTCCTGCTGATCGGCGCCGAACTGCTGGTCGGCGACGGGCCGAACGGCGGTACCGATGTACGCCTGAACGTCACTGCAGACCGACACGGGGGATCCAGTTCATGA
- a CDS encoding response regulator, with the protein MTAPARILLADDHALVRSGVRLILDAEADLTVVAEADDGADAVLRAREDPDLDLAILDIAMPRQTGLQAARELSRLRPDLRILMLTMYDNEQYFFEALRAGASGYVPKSVADRDLVEACRAALRDEPFIYPGAETTLIRTYLDRARTGANLPARPITEREEEILKLVAEGHTSKEIGDLLVISAKTVERHRANLLQKLGLRDRLELTRYAIRVGLIEP; encoded by the coding sequence ATGACCGCACCGGCCCGCATCCTGCTCGCCGACGACCATGCCCTCGTGCGCAGCGGCGTACGGCTCATCCTCGACGCCGAAGCGGACCTGACCGTCGTCGCCGAGGCGGACGACGGCGCGGACGCCGTCCTGCGCGCCCGCGAGGACCCCGATCTGGACCTCGCCATCCTCGACATCGCGATGCCCCGCCAGACGGGGCTCCAGGCCGCCCGCGAACTCTCCCGGCTGCGCCCGGACCTGCGGATCCTGATGCTGACCATGTACGACAACGAGCAGTACTTCTTCGAGGCCCTCAGGGCGGGGGCCAGCGGCTACGTCCCGAAGTCCGTCGCGGACCGAGACCTGGTCGAGGCCTGCCGAGCCGCCCTGCGCGACGAGCCGTTCATCTACCCCGGCGCCGAGACCACGCTGATCCGCACCTACCTCGACCGCGCCCGCACCGGCGCGAACCTGCCCGCGCGGCCCATCACGGAACGCGAGGAGGAGATCCTGAAACTCGTCGCCGAGGGCCACACGTCGAAGGAGATCGGCGACCTCCTCGTCATCAGCGCCAAGACGGTCGAGCGCCACCGTGCCAACCTCCTGCAGAAGCTGGGCCTGAGGGACCGCCTGGAGCTCACCCGCTACGCCATCCGCGTCGGCCTCATCGAGCCCTGA
- a CDS encoding ScbR family autoregulator-binding transcription factor — translation MARARQERAEITRQAILDGAAIAFDDSGFEGTSLSDVVRHAGVTKGALYFHFPSKQALARTLMDEQFQVSEHLAAVEDPGLQTAIDLTHQMAHGLRTDVRIRAGIRLVIESGSFTNPDPTPYDAWIATCRDCLTPAQQIGDIHSSLDVDALSVLLVGAFTGIQITSHVRTRREDLHARVTDLWNSFLPAVVPADRIARFHPAGTPGSYGSPTD, via the coding sequence GTGGCGAGGGCCAGACAGGAACGGGCCGAGATCACCCGCCAGGCCATCCTCGACGGCGCGGCCATCGCGTTCGACGACTCCGGATTCGAGGGCACCAGCCTCAGCGACGTCGTCAGGCACGCCGGAGTCACCAAGGGCGCGCTCTACTTCCACTTCCCGTCCAAGCAGGCACTCGCCCGTACGCTGATGGACGAACAGTTCCAGGTCTCGGAGCACCTTGCGGCGGTCGAGGACCCGGGGCTGCAGACCGCCATCGACCTGACCCACCAGATGGCCCACGGGCTGCGCACGGACGTCCGCATCCGCGCCGGCATCCGCCTGGTCATCGAGTCCGGCTCCTTCACCAACCCGGACCCCACCCCCTACGACGCCTGGATCGCCACCTGCCGTGACTGCCTGACGCCCGCTCAGCAGATCGGTGACATCCACTCCTCGCTCGACGTCGACGCCCTCTCGGTCCTCCTCGTCGGCGCGTTCACCGGCATCCAGATCACCTCGCACGTCCGCACCCGCCGCGAGGACCTCCACGCGCGCGTCACGGATCTGTGGAACTCCTTCCTCCCCGCCGTCGTCCCCGCGGACCGGATCGCCCGGTTCCACCCCGCGGGCACACCGGGGTCGTACGGCTCCCCCACCGACTGA
- a CDS encoding VOC family protein, whose protein sequence is MNWTIEVVPVPVTDLDRAKEFYSEKIGFDVDLDDEVAPGVRVIQLTPPGSRCSVALLQGMPTPPGAEVMAPGTLHGLQVCVTDIDAAHAALTERGVDVSPVRHVGASGWEDGKGGTWNSFLTFTDPDGNGWVVQEAPSDLSER, encoded by the coding sequence GTGAACTGGACCATCGAGGTCGTCCCCGTCCCCGTCACCGACCTGGACCGCGCGAAGGAGTTCTACTCCGAGAAGATCGGCTTCGACGTCGACCTCGACGACGAGGTCGCCCCCGGCGTACGCGTCATTCAGCTGACGCCGCCCGGCTCCCGCTGCTCCGTCGCCCTGCTCCAGGGGATGCCCACGCCGCCCGGCGCCGAGGTGATGGCCCCGGGCACCCTGCACGGGCTGCAGGTGTGCGTGACCGACATCGACGCCGCCCACGCGGCCCTCACCGAGCGGGGGGTTGACGTGTCGCCCGTCCGCCACGTCGGCGCTTCGGGCTGGGAGGACGGCAAGGGCGGCACCTGGAACTCCTTCCTCACCTTCACGGACCCGGACGGCAACGGCTGGGTGGTCCAGGAGGCCCCCTCCGACCTCAGCGAACGCTGA
- a CDS encoding cation:proton antiporter: MHSAVFLIEFGAIILGLGLLGRVAGRLKFSPIPLYLLAGLAFGTGGLLPLGASEEFVAIGAEIGVILLLLMLGLEYTASDLVSNLKTQYPAGIVDFTLNALPGAAAALLLGWGPVAAVVLAGVTWISSSGVIAKVMGDLGRLGNRETPVILSILVLEDLAMAVYLPIITALLAGVSLAAGSLTLAIALGVAGAVLFVAVRYGRIISRFVSSDDPEKLLLVVLGLTLLVAGIAQQLQVSAAVGAFLVGIALSGEVAEGTHTLLSPLRDLFAAVFFVFFGLHTDPASIPPVLLPALALAVVTAGTKIATGYWAAKRAGIGVKGRWRAGGTLVARGEFSIVIAGLAVTAGIEPALGPLATAYVLILVVIGPLTARYTQPIAAWFAERRGPGGPSAAPAPDAAAALPEPASRER; this comes from the coding sequence GTGCACTCTGCCGTCTTCCTGATCGAGTTCGGTGCGATCATCCTCGGCCTGGGCCTGCTGGGCCGGGTCGCCGGACGCCTGAAGTTCTCCCCCATCCCCCTCTACCTCCTGGCCGGACTCGCCTTCGGCACCGGTGGCCTCCTCCCGCTGGGCGCGAGCGAGGAGTTCGTCGCGATCGGCGCCGAGATCGGCGTCATCCTCCTGCTGCTGATGCTGGGCCTGGAGTACACCGCCAGCGACCTGGTCTCCAACCTCAAGACCCAGTACCCCGCCGGGATCGTCGACTTCACCCTCAACGCCCTGCCCGGCGCCGCCGCCGCGCTGCTGCTCGGGTGGGGGCCGGTCGCCGCCGTGGTCCTCGCCGGGGTCACCTGGATCTCGTCCTCCGGCGTCATCGCCAAGGTCATGGGCGACCTCGGCCGGCTCGGCAACCGCGAGACCCCGGTCATCCTGTCCATCCTGGTCCTCGAAGACCTCGCGATGGCCGTGTACCTGCCGATCATCACCGCCCTGCTCGCCGGGGTGAGCCTGGCGGCGGGCAGTCTGACCCTGGCCATCGCCCTCGGCGTCGCGGGCGCGGTGCTCTTCGTCGCGGTCCGCTACGGCCGGATCATCTCCCGCTTCGTCTCCAGCGACGACCCGGAGAAGCTGCTGCTCGTGGTCCTCGGTCTCACGCTGCTGGTGGCCGGCATCGCCCAGCAGCTCCAGGTCTCCGCCGCCGTCGGCGCCTTCCTCGTCGGCATCGCCCTCTCCGGGGAGGTCGCCGAGGGTACCCACACCCTGCTCAGCCCGCTGCGGGACCTGTTCGCCGCCGTGTTCTTCGTCTTCTTCGGCCTGCACACCGACCCCGCGAGCATCCCGCCCGTGCTGCTGCCCGCGCTCGCGCTCGCCGTCGTCACCGCCGGCACGAAGATCGCCACCGGCTACTGGGCCGCCAAGCGGGCGGGCATCGGCGTCAAGGGCCGCTGGCGGGCGGGCGGCACGCTCGTCGCCCGCGGCGAGTTCTCCATCGTCATCGCCGGACTCGCCGTCACCGCAGGCATCGAACCGGCGCTGGGCCCCCTCGCCACCGCCTACGTCCTCATCCTGGTCGTCATAGGCCCGCTCACCGCCCGCTACACCCAGCCCATCGCGGCCTGGTTCGCGGAGCGCCGCGGCCCGGGCGGCCCGTCCGCCGCCCCGGCGCCGGATGCGGCCGCGGCCCTGCCGGAACCTGCCTCCCGGGAACGCTAG